The Chitinophagales bacterium genome has a segment encoding these proteins:
- a CDS encoding DUF2061 domain-containing protein, producing the protein MKHWKSLLKGATWRIVATGDTILLSYIYTKSIGNALKIGFIEVFTKIFLFYVHERIWLRFIKWGQLPSDDGNLKETHQRSIIKGFSWRFFGTLDTIIISYFVTGHVTVAFKIGFTELITKVILYYFHERIWLKYSN; encoded by the coding sequence ATGAAACATTGGAAAAGCTTATTAAAAGGTGCTACTTGGCGAATAGTTGCTACTGGCGATACCATTCTACTCTCCTACATTTATACCAAAAGTATAGGCAACGCACTAAAAATAGGATTTATAGAAGTCTTTACTAAGATTTTTTTATTTTATGTACACGAAAGAATTTGGTTGAGATTTATAAAATGGGGACAATTACCTTCTGATGATGGAAATTTAAAAGAAACACATCAAAGAAGTATAATAAAAGGTTTTTCTTGGCGATTTTTCGGCACTTTAGATACAATTATTATCTCTTATTTTGTAACAGGACATGTAACTGTAGCATTTAAAATTGGTTTTACAGAACTTATTACTAAGGTCATTTTATATTATTTCCACGAACGAATTTGGCTAAAATATTCTAATTAA
- a CDS encoding M48 family metallopeptidase: protein MKKVIIQGLITVALFLAIWVTFQQVNWMKIFKVNDAKENIESQLGNFFWKYFKENNEDNNDTFATKTLDSLVNIICQSNDIDTSNIKLHLLNSNEVNAFALPDGHLVIYTGLIEKCDKPEELCGVLAHELAHIQLNHIMKKLLKEMGLTVLTSVTTGNAGNQTVKEVAKLISSTAFDRNLEKEADINSVNYLINAKINPAPFADLMYKLSIETDGNLKYLTWLSTHPASEERANYIIDLIKEKGTQDYETVISNKDWNTLKANLSSSVITIED, encoded by the coding sequence ATGAAAAAAGTAATTATACAAGGACTTATAACCGTAGCATTATTCTTGGCTATTTGGGTAACATTTCAACAAGTTAATTGGATGAAAATTTTTAAAGTAAACGATGCGAAAGAAAATATAGAAAGTCAATTAGGCAATTTCTTTTGGAAGTACTTTAAAGAAAACAATGAAGACAACAATGATACATTTGCTACAAAAACATTAGACTCATTAGTTAATATCATCTGTCAATCAAACGATATAGATACTAGTAATATAAAATTGCACTTACTCAATAGTAATGAGGTTAATGCATTTGCTTTACCAGATGGACACCTTGTTATTTATACTGGTTTAATTGAAAAATGTGATAAACCAGAAGAGTTATGTGGTGTTCTAGCACATGAGTTGGCTCATATACAGTTAAATCATATCATGAAAAAATTGCTTAAAGAAATGGGATTAACTGTTTTAACTTCTGTTACTACTGGAAATGCAGGCAATCAAACCGTAAAAGAAGTAGCTAAGTTAATTAGCTCTACTGCTTTTGATAGAAATTTAGAAAAAGAAGCAGATATAAATAGTGTAAATTATCTTATAAATGCAAAAATAAATCCAGCACCATTTGCCGATTTAATGTATAAACTTTCAATAGAAACTGACGGAAATTTAAAATATCTTACTTGGTTAAGTACACATCCTGCTTCTGAAGAAAGAGCCAATTATATTATTGATTTAATTAAAGAAAAAGGCACTCAAGATTATGAAACAGTCATCTCAAACAAAGATTGGAATACTTTAAAAGCAAACCTTTCGTCTTCAGTAATTACTATAGAAGATTAA
- a CDS encoding DUF4870 domain-containing protein, with amino-acid sequence MIHIKSFDYKPTESEDEKASNSYLMSLIALIAGLPLPIINLIATLIFYLGNKKGTYFVRWHCTQALLSQFSLLIINSVAFWWTVHIILQDTNVSNAYIAYLFTAFLYNITEFIATIYTAIQTRKGIHVEWWFYGGLTNLICKP; translated from the coding sequence ATGATTCATATAAAATCATTCGACTATAAACCTACAGAAAGCGAAGATGAAAAAGCATCTAATAGCTATTTAATGTCATTAATTGCTCTTATAGCTGGTCTTCCATTACCTATCATTAACTTAATTGCCACACTAATATTCTATCTTGGAAATAAAAAAGGCACTTATTTTGTAAGATGGCATTGTACACAAGCATTACTTTCTCAATTTTCATTATTAATAATAAATAGTGTTGCTTTTTGGTGGACTGTTCATATAATATTACAAGATACAAATGTAAGCAATGCTTATATTGCCTATTTATTCACTGCTTTTTTATATAATATAACCGAATTCATTGCTACAATTTATACAGCTATTCAAACAAGAAAAGGCATTCATGTAGAATGGTGGTTTTATGGTGGCTTAACTAATTTGATTTGTAAACCTTAA
- a CDS encoding DUF2752 domain-containing protein produces MSSLCVLGYIWMTLNLFFSDSYQTSVCLFHRISGLPCPSCGTTRAINAIFNGQFINAFLINPLGYFALLILLIVPFWLIYDIFRKQDSFYQTFIKVENKIKQTKPLALVLISLAIINWIWNIYKEL; encoded by the coding sequence ATGTCATCTTTATGTGTCTTAGGATATATTTGGATGACATTAAATCTATTTTTTAGTGATAGTTATCAAACTTCAGTTTGTTTGTTTCATCGTATAAGTGGATTACCATGTCCATCTTGTGGAACAACACGAGCAATCAATGCTATATTTAATGGACAATTTATAAATGCTTTTCTAATTAATCCATTAGGTTATTTTGCTCTTTTAATATTACTGATTGTGCCATTTTGGTTAATCTATGATATTTTTAGAAAGCAAGATTCGTTTTATCAAACTTTTATTAAAGTTGAAAACAAAATCAAACAAACAAAACCTTTAGCATTGGTATTAATCTCATTAGCAATTATCAATTGGATTTGGAATATATACAAAGAACTATGA
- a CDS encoding TM2 domain-containing protein yields MEQQKADMFLMMNSKYFDSNHLYAVKEQLLELDDSKASLLSTIQFKDPTVVLIVSLLAGTLGIDRFMIGDTGIGIAKLLTCGGLGIWAIIDLFMIMGATRDKNMQTLQNFINS; encoded by the coding sequence ATGGAACAACAAAAGGCAGACATGTTTTTAATGATGAACTCTAAGTATTTTGATAGTAATCATTTATATGCAGTAAAAGAACAACTACTAGAATTAGACGACTCTAAGGCAAGTTTACTATCTACAATTCAATTTAAAGACCCAACAGTCGTTTTGATTGTTTCTTTATTAGCTGGCACACTTGGTATTGATAGATTTATGATTGGTGATACAGGTATAGGAATTGCTAAATTATTAACCTGTGGTGGTTTAGGTATTTGGGCAATTATTGATTTATTTATGATAATGGGTGCAACTAGAGATAAAAATATGCAAACATTACAAAACTTTATCAATAGCTAA
- a CDS encoding SDR family oxidoreductase produces the protein MNVVVTGGSKGIGKSIAKQFFDAGHSVIICARNEKTLIETQEVIDTKQSGRLNVFTCDLSKEEDINAFSKYIHQHFETVDILVNNTGVFLPGSILEEADSNYIQQMNTNVFSAYLLSKLLLPLLLKSNNGQIFNICSVASIKAYPNGGSYGISKFALLGFTKTLREELKTKGIKVTAVMPGATFTSSWEGVDLPEDRFMPADDVAQMVYAISQLSKQSVVEEIIMRPQLGDI, from the coding sequence ATGAATGTTGTTGTAACTGGAGGAAGTAAAGGAATAGGGAAATCTATAGCAAAACAGTTCTTTGATGCTGGACATAGCGTAATAATATGTGCTAGAAATGAGAAAACGCTAATTGAAACTCAAGAAGTTATTGATACGAAACAAAGTGGTCGGTTAAATGTTTTTACTTGCGACTTATCTAAAGAAGAAGACATTAATGCTTTTAGTAAATATATTCATCAACACTTTGAAACAGTAGATATTTTAGTGAATAATACTGGCGTTTTTTTACCTGGAAGTATTTTAGAGGAAGCTGATAGTAACTATATTCAACAAATGAATACCAATGTTTTTTCTGCTTATTTATTGAGTAAATTATTATTACCTCTTTTACTAAAAAGTAATAATGGACAGATTTTTAATATCTGTTCTGTGGCAAGTATTAAAGCATATCCGAATGGTGGCAGTTATGGTATTTCTAAATTTGCCTTATTGGGTTTTACCAAAACACTGCGAGAAGAATTAAAAACCAAAGGCATTAAAGTTACAGCCGTTATGCCTGGAGCAACTTTTACTAGTTCGTGGGAAGGCGTAGATTTGCCAGAAGATAGATTTATGCCAGCAGATGATGTAGCACAAATGGTATATGCAATTAGTCAGTTGAGCAAACAAAGTGTAGTAGAAGAAATTATAATGCGACCACAATTGGGAGATATTTGA
- a CDS encoding ABC transporter permease, with protein MAEYLNQNGGPLYHIGRYVLMVKDCFAKPERASMYWKETLRQMYNIGVGSLAIIFLISFFIGAVSSFQFAYNLSQSMVPMYYVGYVVKESMILELAPTVSCLILAGKVGSNLASELGTMRLTEQIDALEIMGVNTVSYLIGPKLAAAVTMVPLLVIVAACTGIWGGMLSGSLSGYVSSTDYMQGVLMDFEGKNIMVMLVKATVFGFLLTSIACYQGYYAYGSALEIGKASTRAVVLSCVLVLFADLILAWLIL; from the coding sequence ATGGCTGAATACCTAAATCAAAATGGCGGACCACTTTATCATATAGGACGATATGTACTCATGGTGAAAGACTGTTTTGCTAAACCTGAAAGAGCCAGTATGTACTGGAAAGAAACACTACGACAAATGTATAACATTGGTGTTGGCTCACTAGCAATTATATTTTTAATATCATTTTTTATAGGAGCAGTTTCTTCTTTTCAGTTTGCTTATAATTTATCACAATCTATGGTGCCAATGTATTATGTAGGATATGTTGTTAAAGAATCTATGATTTTAGAATTAGCACCAACTGTATCATGTTTAATCTTAGCAGGAAAAGTAGGTTCTAACTTAGCATCAGAGTTAGGTACTATGCGTTTAACAGAGCAAATAGATGCCTTAGAAATTATGGGTGTTAATACAGTTTCTTATTTAATAGGACCAAAATTAGCTGCTGCTGTTACTATGGTACCATTATTAGTAATAGTTGCTGCTTGCACAGGAATTTGGGGCGGAATGTTATCTGGTTCTTTATCTGGATATGTTTCTAGTACAGATTATATGCAAGGTGTTTTAATGGATTTTGAAGGCAAGAATATTATGGTAATGCTAGTAAAAGCTACTGTTTTTGGCTTTTTATTAACATCAATAGCTTGTTATCAAGGATATTATGCTTATGGTAGTGCTTTAGAAATTGGTAAAGCAAGTACAAGAGCAGTAGTATTAAGTTGTGTATTAGTACTTTTTGCAGATTTAATTTTAGCTTGGTTAATTTTATGA
- a CDS encoding ATP-binding cassette domain-containing protein — MIEVKNIKKSFGDQEVLKGISTTFLPGQTNLIIGQSGSGKTVFLKCIIGLLTPTSGNVYYDGEDYVAMDIYEKNEIRKKLGMLFQGGALFDSLTVAENVRFPLDMFTKMSKSEKEDRVHEVLKRVNMEHAKSKFPSQTSGGMQKRTGIARAIVMNPKYLFCDEPNSGLDPQTAIVVDELIKEITEEYNITTVINTHDMNSVVTHGQKIIFLYKGSLHWEGNKDTLFESDNKELIDFIFASDFLKEARQVRLDKMKKQNII; from the coding sequence ATGATTGAAGTTAAAAATATTAAGAAATCATTTGGAGATCAGGAAGTACTAAAAGGTATATCTACTACTTTTTTGCCAGGTCAAACCAATCTAATTATTGGTCAATCAGGTTCTGGTAAAACGGTTTTCTTAAAATGTATTATTGGTTTATTAACGCCAACATCAGGTAATGTATATTACGATGGCGAAGATTATGTAGCCATGGATATCTATGAGAAAAATGAAATCAGAAAAAAATTAGGTATGCTGTTTCAAGGTGGTGCTTTGTTCGATTCATTGACCGTAGCAGAAAATGTTCGTTTTCCTTTAGATATGTTTACCAAAATGTCTAAATCAGAAAAAGAAGATAGAGTACACGAAGTCCTAAAGCGTGTAAATATGGAACATGCTAAATCCAAATTTCCATCACAAACATCTGGTGGTATGCAAAAAAGAACAGGTATTGCAAGAGCTATTGTTATGAATCCAAAATATTTATTTTGCGATGAACCAAACTCTGGCTTAGATCCACAAACTGCAATTGTAGTAGATGAATTGATTAAAGAAATTACAGAAGAATACAATATCACTACAGTCATTAATACACACGATATGAACTCGGTGGTTACACACGGACAAAAAATTATCTTCTTATATAAAGGTAGCTTACATTGGGAAGGCAATAAAGATACTTTGTTCGAATCTGACAATAAAGAATTAATTGATTTTATATTTGCTTCTGACTTCTTAAAAGAAGCAAGACAAGTACGATTAGATAAAATGAAAAAACAAAATATTATATGA
- the sucD gene encoding succinate--CoA ligase subunit alpha yields MSILVDKNSRVIVQGFTGKEGTFHASQMIEYGTNVVGGVTPGKEGTTHLDRPVFNTVENAVKATNANVTIIFVPPAFAADAIMEAADAGIELIVAITEGIPTQDMISAKKYITARGVRMIGPNCPGIITPGECKLGIMPGFIHNPGAIGIVSKSGTLTYEAVDQVTKAGMGQSTCVGIGGDPIIGSTMLDIIKLFMADDKTEGIIMIGEIGGQMEIEAAEWIKANGTKPVVGFIAGQTAPKGRRMGHAGAIIGGKNDTADAKKAIMKACGIHVVDSPAFIGKTMAEVMKK; encoded by the coding sequence ATGAGCATACTAGTAGATAAAAACTCAAGAGTAATAGTACAAGGATTTACTGGAAAAGAAGGTACATTTCATGCATCACAAATGATTGAATATGGAACCAATGTAGTAGGTGGTGTTACGCCAGGAAAAGAAGGCACTACGCATTTAGACCGTCCTGTTTTTAATACGGTAGAAAATGCAGTTAAAGCAACCAATGCTAATGTTACCATTATTTTTGTACCACCAGCTTTTGCTGCCGATGCTATTATGGAAGCAGCTGATGCTGGTATTGAATTAATTGTAGCGATTACAGAAGGTATTCCTACACAAGACATGATTAGTGCTAAAAAGTATATTACTGCTCGTGGAGTTAGAATGATAGGACCAAATTGTCCAGGAATTATTACGCCAGGCGAATGTAAATTAGGTATCATGCCAGGTTTTATTCACAATCCAGGAGCTATTGGTATTGTATCGAAGTCTGGAACACTTACTTACGAAGCAGTAGATCAAGTTACTAAAGCAGGAATGGGACAATCTACTTGCGTTGGTATTGGTGGTGATCCTATTATTGGTTCTACAATGTTAGACATCATTAAACTATTTATGGCAGATGATAAAACCGAAGGCATTATTATGATTGGCGAAATTGGTGGACAAATGGAAATTGAAGCTGCTGAATGGATTAAAGCCAATGGTACTAAACCAGTAGTTGGTTTTATTGCTGGACAAACTGCACCTAAAGGTAGAAGAATGGGACATGCTGGTGCTATTATTGGTGGAAAAAATGATACTGCTGATGCTAAAAAAGCAATTATGAAAGCATGTGGCATTCATGTAGTAGATTCTCCAGCTTTTATAGGCAAAACAATGGCAGAAGTCATGAAAAAGTAA
- a CDS encoding DUF5615 family PIN-like protein: MKLLLDAHLPYKLINILKTYNIDAIHTDDLPNKERTTDTFIRQIADTEDRIVVTKDSDFLDSYYIKKSPKKLLLVTTGNISNKVLFDIFEKNISKILEEFKHANFIELNNIDIIVHN, encoded by the coding sequence ATGAAACTGTTGTTGGATGCACATCTGCCATATAAACTAATTAATATTTTAAAAACATATAATATAGATGCAATACATACTGATGATTTGCCAAATAAAGAAAGAACTACAGATACTTTCATTAGACAAATTGCAGATACAGAAGATAGAATAGTAGTTACCAAGGATAGTGATTTTCTGGATTCATATTATATAAAAAAAAGTCCCAAGAAATTATTATTAGTAACAACAGGAAATATAAGCAATAAAGTATTGTTTGATATTTTCGAGAAAAATATAAGTAAGATATTAGAAGAATTTAAACACGCTAATTTTATTGAACTTAATAATATAGATATTATAGTTCATAATTAA
- a CDS encoding DUF433 domain-containing protein: protein MENLMERITVNNEIVHGKPSIRNTRYTVELILDLLSSGMSFDEIIDDYPALDIDDIKACLIFASNLTRIKSIHKVVA from the coding sequence ATGGAAAACTTAATGGAAAGAATAACAGTAAATAATGAAATTGTACACGGTAAACCAAGTATAAGAAATACGCGTTATACAGTAGAGCTAATATTAGACTTATTATCATCAGGAATGAGTTTTGATGAGATTATTGATGATTATCCTGCATTAGATATTGATGATATTAAGGCATGCTTGATTTTTGCATCTAACTTAACAAGAATTAAATCTATACATAAAGTAGTAGCGTAA
- a CDS encoding GMC family oxidoreductase, whose translation MIYDFIVVGSGSGGGALAYYLNQSGAKVLLIEAGKFYRKDTFPRTEAETSAYLYWGGGIEFSKDGRMGFLRTRLVGGSSIVYQCLMDRFDDLAFNDWKDESGVDWFSNATMDKHYQQIETDMKLHTFAENERNQNAKLFINACDKLGYKWHNLRKGQDDCGFEKGNDCIACLGGCHRDSKQSSLVAFVQKAEKEGLDIITETEINKVEPNNDTCKIHGLKNGNPISFEAKKVILCGGAFGSTKMMYQSGFDKKLPALGKNFSSHPQFMWFGFQNEPVDAHKGYFQSVASKDPNFRKEGFKLENVFGPPISIAMLFNTIGANHQKYMKDYRYMQCIEVAIRDENAGTIKVDNKGKLIVDKPLTNQDKTRKDKGLNAIKNILIAAGAKEVYESPLYFGLHLMGGCVMGTDASKSVVDPEFKVHGEKTLYIADSSIYPNAPGINPSLTIKALSHKLAQELIK comes from the coding sequence ATGATATACGATTTTATTGTAGTTGGTTCTGGTTCTGGTGGTGGAGCTTTGGCTTATTATCTCAATCAATCTGGTGCTAAAGTATTGTTAATTGAAGCTGGAAAATTTTATAGAAAAGACACCTTTCCTAGAACTGAAGCTGAAACTTCTGCTTATTTATATTGGGGTGGTGGAATAGAATTTTCTAAAGATGGCAGAATGGGTTTTTTAAGAACTCGTTTAGTTGGTGGTTCTTCTATCGTATATCAATGTTTAATGGATAGGTTTGATGATTTGGCTTTTAACGATTGGAAAGACGAATCTGGTGTTGATTGGTTTTCTAATGCTACAATGGATAAACACTATCAGCAGATAGAAACCGATATGAAACTGCACACTTTTGCAGAAAACGAAAGAAACCAGAATGCTAAATTATTTATTAATGCTTGTGATAAGCTAGGTTATAAATGGCATAATCTAAGAAAAGGTCAAGATGATTGTGGTTTTGAAAAAGGCAACGATTGTATTGCGTGTTTAGGTGGTTGTCATAGAGATTCTAAGCAAAGTTCTTTAGTGGCTTTTGTTCAGAAAGCAGAAAAAGAAGGATTGGATATTATTACTGAAACAGAAATTAATAAAGTAGAACCAAACAACGATACTTGTAAAATTCACGGACTAAAAAATGGCAATCCAATTAGTTTTGAAGCTAAGAAAGTAATTTTATGTGGTGGAGCTTTTGGTAGTACCAAAATGATGTATCAATCTGGTTTTGATAAAAAATTACCAGCTTTAGGCAAAAACTTTTCATCGCATCCACAGTTTATGTGGTTCGGTTTTCAAAACGAACCTGTAGATGCTCACAAAGGATATTTTCAATCTGTAGCATCTAAAGATCCTAATTTTAGAAAAGAAGGTTTTAAGTTAGAAAATGTATTTGGTCCTCCAATTTCTATTGCTATGTTGTTTAATACCATAGGTGCAAATCATCAAAAATATATGAAAGACTATAGATACATGCAATGTATTGAAGTAGCAATTAGAGATGAAAATGCAGGTACAATTAAAGTAGATAACAAAGGCAAACTCATCGTAGATAAACCATTAACCAATCAAGATAAAACAAGAAAAGATAAAGGATTGAATGCTATAAAAAATATATTAATAGCAGCAGGTGCAAAAGAAGTGTATGAATCGCCTTTGTATTTTGGATTGCATTTAATGGGTGGTTGTGTTATGGGAACAGATGCTAGTAAATCGGTAGTAGATCCTGAGTTTAAAGTACACGGAGAAAAAACTTTGTACATAGCAGATTCTAGTATTTATCCAAATGCACCAGGTATCAATCCTTCTTTAACTATAAAAGCATTATCGCACAAATTAGCTCAAGAGTTGATAAAATAA
- a CDS encoding aldehyde dehydrogenase family protein gives MSVINSNAVGIINPINGNLLYEIDNPSSSEIQNVFNKAKAVQQKISKMSVDERIKEVDKIRAYVMEYQDLILDSIIAETGKSRTDAFAAEVFEVCDVIDVYKKLAPKLLKDKKVPIPIFLMGKKARQYFEPLGTILVITPWNFPFYQVIVPALLGFIAGNAVIVKPSEVTPLKPLWEHFFKHSGFMQDAIQVVIGGKDTGRQLIEQRPDKVHFTGSVNTGKKIMAACAEKLIAVDLELGGKDPSIVFDDINIDRTVNGVMWGAFTNAGQNCTGIERLYVQEGIYDKFVAELVDKTKKLRYSNPARDTKSPTDCDVGAITAPFQVKIIEDHIEDAIAKGANLLCGGIQEKGSHHIPPTILDNCTNDMKIVAEETFGPTIAIIKFKTEAEAIELANNSPYGLGASVWTKDMEKGDRVARAIQCGNVCVNNHMINEANPYLPFGGVKDSGIGRYKGDEGILTFCNHKSVILDKMNDMIDPHWYPYTESKASLLKNLMDSYFSKRKKWLKFAKNGLLIDTIGKKEKLK, from the coding sequence ATGAGTGTTATAAATAGCAATGCTGTTGGCATTATCAACCCAATTAATGGCAATTTACTCTACGAAATTGATAATCCAAGCAGTAGCGAAATTCAAAATGTCTTTAATAAAGCAAAAGCAGTTCAACAAAAAATAAGCAAAATGTCTGTCGATGAAAGAATTAAAGAAGTCGATAAAATCAGAGCTTATGTAATGGAATATCAAGACCTAATTTTAGATAGCATTATTGCAGAAACTGGCAAATCTAGAACCGATGCTTTTGCTGCCGAAGTTTTTGAAGTCTGCGATGTAATTGATGTGTATAAAAAACTAGCACCCAAATTATTAAAAGATAAAAAAGTACCAATTCCTATTTTTCTAATGGGAAAAAAAGCTCGACAATATTTTGAACCACTAGGAACTATCTTAGTGATTACACCTTGGAACTTTCCTTTTTATCAAGTTATTGTTCCAGCTTTATTAGGATTTATTGCAGGCAATGCAGTTATCGTAAAACCATCTGAAGTTACGCCATTAAAACCTTTGTGGGAACACTTCTTTAAACACAGTGGTTTTATGCAAGATGCCATTCAAGTAGTTATTGGTGGAAAAGATACAGGTAGACAGTTAATAGAACAAAGACCAGACAAAGTACATTTTACAGGTTCTGTAAATACAGGTAAAAAAATTATGGCTGCTTGTGCTGAAAAATTAATTGCCGTAGATTTAGAATTAGGTGGAAAAGATCCTTCTATTGTTTTTGATGATATTAATATTGATAGAACTGTAAATGGCGTAATGTGGGGTGCTTTTACTAATGCTGGACAAAATTGTACGGGTATAGAAAGATTATATGTACAAGAAGGTATTTATGATAAATTTGTAGCTGAATTGGTTGATAAAACTAAAAAATTAAGGTATTCTAATCCAGCAAGAGATACCAAATCGCCAACCGATTGTGATGTTGGTGCTATAACAGCTCCTTTTCAAGTAAAAATTATTGAAGATCATATTGAAGATGCTATAGCTAAAGGTGCTAATTTATTGTGTGGTGGTATTCAAGAAAAAGGGTCACATCATATTCCACCTACCATTTTAGATAATTGTACCAACGATATGAAAATTGTAGCTGAAGAAACTTTTGGTCCTACTATTGCTATCATCAAGTTTAAAACAGAAGCAGAAGCGATTGAGTTAGCAAATAATTCTCCTTATGGACTTGGTGCTTCGGTATGGACAAAAGATATGGAAAAAGGCGATAGGGTAGCAAGAGCTATTCAATGTGGTAATGTTTGTGTAAACAACCACATGATAAACGAAGCCAATCCGTATTTACCATTTGGTGGCGTAAAAGATAGTGGTATTGGTCGCTACAAAGGCGATGAAGGTATTTTAACATTCTGCAATCATAAATCGGTTATTTTAGATAAAATGAATGATATGATTGATCCACATTGGTATCCATATACAGAAAGCAAAGCTTCCTTATTGAAAAATTTAATGGATAGCTATTTTAGCAAAAGAAAAAAATGGCTCAAGTTTGCTAAAAATGGTTTATTGATTGATACAATTGGTAAAAAAGAAAAATTAAAATAA
- a CDS encoding amino acid deaminase/aldolase — MNQPTYQYYNQLFKDLHLPLAYVDMNMLNQNINDIATRANKTNIRIASKSLRCTHILKHILESNAIYNGIMCFTTQEAIWLSQQGFDNLLLGYPSVNKDEIQTICQLTKQGKKIILMVDSIVHLELVNQIAKAENTIQPLCIDLDMSSDFPGLHFGVMRSPLNTVDKAIQVIDAFDKFQNISLNGLMGYEAQIAGLGDNSPHNGIKNPVIKLLKKKSIKEIAKRRGDVVNYIKSKNHNLEIVNAGGTGSIESSIQEPWVTEVTVGSGFYTPALFDYYSNFKHLPAAGYAVQIVRKPAPNHYTCLGGGYVASGPVGADKRPIPYLPLGIQLTDNEETGEVQTPCIYKGNEKLNIGDTILFRHAKAGELCERFNELHLIKDGQIINKVPTYRGEGKCFL, encoded by the coding sequence ATGAACCAACCAACATATCAATACTACAATCAATTATTTAAAGATTTGCATTTGCCTTTAGCTTATGTCGATATGAATATGCTTAACCAAAACATTAATGATATCGCCACGAGAGCAAATAAAACCAACATTAGAATTGCTAGTAAATCTTTAAGATGCACTCATATATTAAAACATATTTTAGAATCAAATGCTATTTATAATGGCATTATGTGTTTTACTACACAAGAAGCTATTTGGTTAAGTCAACAAGGTTTTGATAATTTATTGCTTGGATATCCTTCCGTAAACAAAGATGAAATCCAGACTATCTGTCAACTAACAAAACAAGGCAAAAAAATCATCTTAATGGTAGATAGTATAGTTCATTTAGAGTTGGTGAATCAAATTGCTAAAGCAGAAAATACCATTCAACCTTTGTGTATTGATTTAGATATGTCTTCTGATTTTCCTGGTTTACACTTTGGCGTAATGCGTTCTCCTTTAAATACCGTAGATAAAGCTATTCAAGTGATAGATGCATTTGATAAGTTTCAAAATATCTCGCTAAACGGATTAATGGGTTACGAAGCTCAAATTGCTGGACTTGGCGATAATTCACCACACAATGGAATTAAAAATCCTGTTATAAAATTGCTTAAGAAAAAATCTATCAAAGAAATTGCAAAACGAAGAGGCGATGTAGTCAATTATATCAAAAGTAAAAACCACAATTTAGAAATTGTAAATGCTGGAGGTACAGGAAGTATAGAATCTAGCATACAAGAACCTTGGGTTACAGAAGTTACTGTTGGCTCTGGCTTCTACACTCCTGCTCTATTCGATTATTATTCAAATTTCAAGCACTTGCCTGCTGCGGGTTATGCGGTACAAATTGTAAGAAAACCAGCACCAAATCATTATACTTGTTTAGGTGGTGGCTATGTGGCTTCAGGTCCAGTTGGTGCCGATAAAAGACCAATTCCTTATTTGCCTTTAGGCATTCAACTAACTGATAATGAAGAAACTGGCGAAGTGCAAACACCATGTATTTATAAAGGCAACGAAAAACTAAATATTGGTGATACCATTCTATTTCGTCATGCCAAAGCTGGAGAACTTTGCGAGCGATTTAATGAACTACATTTAATTAAAGACGGACAAATCATCAACAAAGTTCCAACTTATCGTGGTGAAGGAAAGTGTTTTTTATAA